The Leptospira sp. WS60.C2 genome includes the window TTTGGCAAAAGGATGGGTTTTTCAATTTCTTTTACGATTTGTGGTGATTCGGAAATGATAATTTCAAAATCTTTCCATACAGACCAAACAGCTGGTTTCTTAAATAAATTTAAAGGAGCAGTTCTTACGAGATACACTCCTGAAGGTAATTCCTCTATTGAATGATAAGGTGTATCAATTTTTTTATCTACGATCAATTTTCCAAATTTATCTTTGATTTGAATTTGGTATCCATTGGCATCAGGAATCGGTTTCCAAGCGATTCTTTTTGATCCATCTTCACCAAACAGAGAAGTTCCGAAGAAAAGAAAGAGTAAGAAAAAATTACAAATAAACCGTTTCATTTTTTCTCTTTGTATAATTTTTTGGGAGAGATAAACTCGATATCAGTTGATTTGATTGATTTCAATTGATCCAATGCCAAAGTAAAATTTGCCTTTTTGGAAGTCAGGAAAGTTGAATTCTTAAAAACATTGAGATCCCAAGAAAAATTCCCTTCATCTAAAATACTGAGGTCTTTCAATTGGTAGGACGAATCTTTGATACTCACTTTATGAATCATCGTCCTTTCATTTGCTTTTTGTTGGTATAATACTAAATCAAATCGATCTGCTGTGGTTCCCATGAATTTCCAATGGAAATCTAAACTTGTTTTGCCTTTCATTTGAATCACAGAACCATTGGGAGATACAATTTCTAATTTTGGTTCTTGAATTTTTTCGGATTTCGATTCCTGAATGTTTGAGATGTGATCCATTTCTTTTCTTTGGCTAATGACCGAAAAACGATGGATTGCAGATGTTTCTGTTTCTTTACCATCTTTGGTTTTTCCTAGTATGGATGCAAAGTATTGCCCTGGTCCAAGAAGAGTCCAATTGGGAAGATAATAATTTGAAGTTGTTTCTGTGTTAACGATTAATTGAGAGAGTTTTGCATCCTTTGCAATTTTGAGTTTGTATGATTGGATCTCAGCATTTCCTTCCCAAACCAAAATGGTTTGATTTTGTTTTGTCTCTTCCAAACTGACTTCGGAATCAAAAAGTGGTCTTTGCCATTTGGGTGCATTTACTTTATCGTCCTTTCGGATGGAAAATGTATACACCTTTGTTTCCCTATCTTTTGTATCAGGGAATGCTGATTTTGCAATTACCTTCCAATAATAACTACCTTCTTTCAAATCATCAAAAGAAATCTGATTCGCAGATGTATCTACACGTTTGATTGGATTTTGGAAGTTGTTTGTTTCCGATAGAAGTATTTGGTATGAATTTGCAGTTTTCAACTTTGTCCAGGAGATCGTCACCAAAGGATAAATTTGCACAAAAGGAATCACTGATCCATTGTTTGGTGATTCTCCGATAAATGTTTCCAACTTTGATACAAAAAATTTGTTCGTTTCACTTGTTTCTTCTAATTTATTCTTTGGATTTTGAACCTTCATTCTCCAATAATAAATGCCTTCTCTTAGGTTTATGGATGTTTGGTTGCCCGAGACATTTTTCGAAACAACTGTTTGCGAAAAATTAGGAGATCTTGCTATCTCTAATCTGGCAGATTCAATATTGGAATCGGTTTTCCAAAGAAAAGGAATGTTGACTTCAAGAGAATCAACGTAAAATAATTTTTGTGATGAAGGTGAAAGCAAAACAACAGGAATCTTTTTGATTTCAATTCCTTCTTTTTTGAACTCAGCTTTTTTTCCTTGTTCCACATCAAGTGACTTTCCGTTTTGTTTTACAGTTGTTTTTCCTTTTTCTACAAAAAGGCTTAATTCCTTATCCTTTCCCTTCTCAAGCTTTACATTTCCTGAATCAACTTGGATTTCACTGCCTGAACTTGTAATTTTAATTTGATTGGTATTGGAGTTACTTTTTTTAACTTCTAAGGAACCTTCCGAAAATTCTAAGTTGGGTTCTTCTCCTGTCAGATCTAGGTTAAACATTGAATTTTCATCTATATTGATTTCTGTTCCATCATTCAGGTGGATGATGGCATCTGAAAATGCTTCTGAACGAATTGTGTCTTTATTGATCAGGGGACTATTGTTTTCTAATTTCTCCCAAATGACTTCATCTTCAAATTTTCTTTGAACAATATTGTTTTTAAAAAAGATTGTTCCGACAATTTCTCG containing:
- a CDS encoding FecR domain-containing protein, whose protein sequence is MNLDKRDRFVLISLTSIAIFFSVLFYLDLNRKIAIGDREIVGTIFFKNNIVQRKFEDEVIWEKLENNSPLINKDTIRSEAFSDAIIHLNDGTEINIDENSMFNLDLTGEEPNLEFSEGSLEVKKSNSNTNQIKITSSGSEIQVDSGNVKLEKGKDKELSLFVEKGKTTVKQNGKSLDVEQGKKAEFKKEGIEIKKIPVVLLSPSSQKLFYVDSLEVNIPFLWKTDSNIESARLEIARSPNFSQTVVSKNVSGNQTSINLREGIYYWRMKVQNPKNKLEETSETNKFFVSKLETFIGESPNNGSVIPFVQIYPLVTISWTKLKTANSYQILLSETNNFQNPIKRVDTSANQISFDDLKEGSYYWKVIAKSAFPDTKDRETKVYTFSIRKDDKVNAPKWQRPLFDSEVSLEETKQNQTILVWEGNAEIQSYKLKIAKDAKLSQLIVNTETTSNYYLPNWTLLGPGQYFASILGKTKDGKETETSAIHRFSVISQRKEMDHISNIQESKSEKIQEPKLEIVSPNGSVIQMKGKTSLDFHWKFMGTTADRFDLVLYQQKANERTMIHKVSIKDSSYQLKDLSILDEGNFSWDLNVFKNSTFLTSKKANFTLALDQLKSIKSTDIEFISPKKLYKEKK